The following is a genomic window from Miscanthus floridulus cultivar M001 chromosome 14, ASM1932011v1, whole genome shotgun sequence.
ATGTATTGTTCTGCTACTTCCATAGTCCCGTATCAGAAAATTTTGAATGGGTGGCTTCTGGCCTTGCACCATACTGCTGTAATGTTTACAGACATTGTCAAATTAAGTCTGACATTAATGTGCAATGATTGGCCTGTTTGTGCTTGCAGTATTCGATTGTTGCTTCTCGACAGAAACCATGGACCAATACAGATACAAGAATTACCTGGACAGCATTATTTTGCAGCTTCGTGAACAGTTTGCAGATTCTTCATTGATGGTTCTCAACTTCAGAGATGAAGGAAAAAGTCTTATTTCAGGCATTTTCTCCAAGTACAATATTACAACCAAAGACTACCCTTGCAAGTATCTAGGATGCCCGTTACTTCCTTTGGATATCATTCTCCACTTCCTGAGGCTTAGTGAAAGGTGGCTTATGCTTGAAGGGCAGCAAAATATTCTGCTAATGCACTGTGAGAAAGATGGATGGCCAGTGTTGGCATTTATGCTTGCAGGTCTTCTTCTGTACAGGAAACAATATAATGGGAGCAAAGAACTCTAGATATGGTGTACAAGCAAGCCCCTAAGGAGCTTCTTCAGATGCTAACCACATTGAATCCACAACCGTCTCATCTTCGATATCTTGGGTACATATGCAGAATGGATGATGACATAGGGTGGCCTACACAACCTATTCCTTTCACCTTGGATTGTGTAATTCTTAGagaaattccaaattttgatgaGAGTCGGTGGTTGTCGGCCAATTGTTCGAGTATATGGGCAGGATATTCCAACAACTGACAAAAGTCATGGTGTCGTTTCACCACCATCAAAGGCCAAAAAAACATATTAGGCGTTACAGACAGGTACCATCAAGCATATTTTTTATCTAAATGGTTCTGCTATTTATTCAAGTTACTCGTTAACTATTTTTGCAGGCAGATAATGTGCCAGCGAAGTTAAATGTTGGATCCTGCGTCCAAGGTGATGTTGTCCTTGAATGTCTGCATGTGGATGATNNNNNNNNNNNNNNNNNNNNNNNNNNNNNNNNNNNNNNNNNNNNNNNNNNNNNNNNNNNNNNNNNNNNNNNNNNNNNNNNNNNNNNNNNNNNNNNNNNNNatagccgaggctcggagggagtagtggtcttgtacgctgattcTGAGACTACAGAGACCCGGACTTTGACTCTCCATGCCGCGCTTGTCCTtagagcaggtggggttaggcagcacagtacaGCATGGGTgtcggtcgtgggcacagcactGAGCACAGCGATCGGTAACTCCCGCCCCGTCTTGTCCCGGACGgcgtggcgtcgatgtgactcccattctcgtcggccactccgctgtatcgagcagtcgttcggctgacgtcgcaggagtggttggacgcgtttgGTTGGATGGTGAccgtcctcgtccgaggcctcatggcgtggggcctcgggcgaggcggagaatcgatacctcgtccgaggccttacgggcggggcctcgggcgagtcagagaatcggtacctcgtccgaggccttacaggcggggcctcgggcgagtcgaagaatcggtacctcgtccgaggcctgacGGGCAGGGCCTCCAGCGGTGGAGaatggtacctcatccgaggcctgacgggcggggcctcgggtgaggcggagaatcggtacctcgtccgaggccttgcggtttggggcctcaagcgaggcggagaatcagttCTCGTCCGAGGCCTGACGGGCGGGCCTCGAGAGGTGGGAATCGGTTCCgtgtccgaggcctcgtggtttgctctgggccgagcccgctttgtTGAGCCCGGATATTGATCGAGGGAGCcaggcggtccagccgagcctcgataaggtgggggtttgccgggtGGTTGTTTCGTAGtttcgatttttacaaggtctaagcgatcttTTCgactcttgcttaggggacccctttttattgTACCCGGCAGTAGCCCCGAGCCTTGGGAGAGTGTGAGCGTCTTCTGAGGTTTTGACGAACTTGGCTCGTAGCAGCTTCTGCGGGGATGGTATTTCATACTCGAGGCCTTGGTGGGGTGAgcgcgagcgcacctgccgggtgtagccccgagccctggaggagtggatttattcctccaagggcttttttcatgttgagcgagggggtttttatcgcatttgccgagcccacaagtgcgagctcgggtcattggccTCGGCTTGgtgtgcaggaagagccccgagcctctgctcggtgCAAGaggggcgatcaggagtttccctgtcgtTTTgcgcggccctcgcgcatccttttcgttcggatagGAAGGGTGTTTAccgcgtttgccgagccctcgagtgcaatTTGggttgggtctcggcttggttgtaggaagagcccccaagtctctgctcggagcaagagggcgatacaggcgtttccctgtctttttgtgtggccctcgtgcatcctttttcgttcggaaggaggggtggagtatgccaggctaccctcggtgggcgcgagcagtgacacctccggtgagctgttatcgggtaagtctgagtggaggaccatccccattcgataggggtcgctAGCggctagagacgcactccaaaagtaccagagggcttctctagtggggtCCAGGGCCGtggttcgattggccccggggctcggtgcctcccatggtgggatcccattcgagacctccctgccggtcttggacacgacttagagCATCCCAAGCAatacttgcttgggcctcagccatgtacaggctcacccatagtcatccctgactctgttgtcctagggcgctgtcgagaccctcagagcccagccttcgaaccctagaCCGAATAgatcggtgcccagttccttagtctgaaacgAATCAGGTTGGTTgcgggaagagcccccgagctcTACTCAAGCAAGAGGGCGACGGAGTTCCCCATcttttgtgtggccctcacgcATTCTTTTTGTTCGAAGAAGGGTGGAGTAGCCAGGCTACCCTAGGTGGGGCACAAGCAGTGACAAACTCCATGAGCTTTTaccgggtaagtctgagtggggcccgattgcccattcgataggggtctgCTAGCAGTCTAGAGACACTCCAAGTAAGAGGGCTTCtatagtgggtcctagggccgttcgattggcccaggggctcggtgccctcctacggtgggatcccatttagagacctccctgccggtctcggacatgacttagggcatccaagcaattgcttgcttgggtctcggccatGTAGGGtcttgcccatagtcatccctgactctttgtcctagggcggctgtcgcgaccctcgagggcccagccttcgaaccctggacCATAACAGCTCGGTTGCCTAGTCctttagtctgaaaggaatcaggtTGGTTGCAGAAGAGCCCTGGCTTCTGCTTGAGCAacgagggcgatcaggagtttttcCCGTCTTTTTTGTgggccctcgtgcatccttttcgttcagaggAGGGGTgggtatgccaggctaccctcggtgggcgcgagcagtgacacctccggtgagctgttaccaggtaagtctgagtggaggcccatgccccattcgataggggtcagctagcggtccagagacgcactccaaaagtaccagagggcttatCTAGTGGGTCCCAaggccattcgattggccctgggggctcggtgccaccctacggtgggatcccattcagagacctccctgccgatctcagacatgacttagggcatcccaagcaattggtTGCTTAGggctcggccatgtacgggctcactGAAAGGttctagtatggctagaggggggtgaatagcctatttaaaattctacaaatcaactagagcaattttattagtatgacaaatagcataatgcaaacttgctctagctctacaagggttgcaagccacctatccaacaattctagttgcaatgattacttaggcacacaaacttgctactctaaagagctcaactagatgaatgtaaataataataaagcaagctctcaattctaattacactaaagagcttgtatcaactagtttgcaagaatgtaaataagtgagtagggtgattataccgccgtgtaggggatgaaccaatcacaagatgaatatatatccaatcaccgggagaatgccaaagacaagagacaattgattttctcctgaggttcatgtgcttgccaacacgctacgtccccgttgtgttgaccaacacttggtggtttggcggctaagagatgtttcacaaacctcgtccacacgattggacaccgcaagaaccgacccacaagtgaggtaactcaatgacatgagcaatttactagagttacctttcggcactccgccggggaaggtacaactccctcacaatcaccgaaggtggccacgaacaatcaccaactcgtgccgatcctccaccgctgctccaaccatctaggtggtggcaaccaagagaaacaagtgaaatccgcaacgcaacacgaataccaagtgcttctagatgcaatcactcaagcaatgcacttggattctctcccaatctcacaaagatgatgaatcaatgatggagatgagtgggaggactttggctaacctcacaaggttgctatgtcaataaaaatgtgcaagggtTGGAGCtacaactggccatggggcttaaatagaagcccccacgaaatagagtcgttataccccttcactaggcaaaacgcgctctgaccggacgctccggtcagactgatcggaccctggactcagcgtccgatccactgatttatgccatgtgtcattctgagttaaaactgaaccgtcagatctcaacggctaagtgctgaccggacgccccgcaaaactgaccgaacgctagagccgcagcgtccggtcgagtacagtgagggtccaaatccatttttcctcgactggacgcgtccggtccacctcgaccggacacagcccagcgtccggtggtataccctagctactataCCGCcaggtcagcgcgaccggacacaggcagtcagcgtccggtgcattcggatccagcgtttggtcacttgatcgacgctggcatcacctctgtcttcttcacccttgctcaaatgtgctaaccaccaagtgtatcaccttgtgcacatgtgttagcatattttaacaaacattttcaagggtgttagtacttcactagatcctaaatgcatatgcaatgaattagagcatctagtggcactttgataaccgcatttcgatacgagtttcactcctcttaatagtatagctatctattctaaatgtgatcacactcactaagtgtcttgatcactaaaacaaaatggctcctacatcttgatcttgcttgttccgaaagacccacttagttccaatcacattatgatccttaggcctctcaactaaatcccatacttggtttcttgtgaagttgtttagctcttcatgcatagcattgatccaatcaacatccctcaaagcttcatctatcttcttaggttcaatggatgacacaaatgagaaatgctcacaaaatgaagccaatcttgatcttgtttgcacacctcttgaaatatcaccaatgatagtgtccaatggatgatctcttgcaacattggttggttgaagcacttgcacacttgattgcTTAGCATTAGAtggatcacttggttgagatgatgaactagccatttgttgatcttgcccattgccatcactagtgcttgcttggatttgatcatgagaaccactagcttgcacatttgagttagagagcacttgattcttgtcatcttcaacatcaatcacctctctaggccttaactcaccaatgtccatgttcttcactgcattgaccaattgagtgcctcttacatcatctagattctcatcttcctcttagggaaccatttgtttcatcaaattccacatcatgaacctcctcaagagtaccactagccaaattccaaactctataagctttgctagtagtggagtaaccaagcaagaaaccttcatcacatttcttttcaaacttgctcaatctagtgcctttcttcatatatagcatttacaaccaaaaacccgaaagtatgctatgttgggctttcttccattcaatagctcataaggtgtcttttccatcatggggtgacaatagagtcggttgctataagtAGCAagcatgttgattgcttcggcccaaaatgaatgactcacattggtactcactcaacattgatcttgccatatcaatcaaggttctattcttcctttcaactaagccatttgattgaggagtgtacttggccgagaattgatgtctaattccaaattcatcacataactcatcaattctagtgttcttgaattcactaccattgtcacttctaactttcttgatggttgtttcaaactcattgtgaatgcccttgacaaatgatttgaatgttgcaaacacatcactcttgtcaacaagaaagaacacccatgtgtatctagtgaaatcatccacaatcacaaatccatatttgtttccatccaatgctagtgtatgtggttggtccaaacaagtccatgtgcattcaactcaaatgccttagatgtgctcatcatgctcttcttaggatgtgtattaccaacttgctttcctggcttgacatgcactacatagcttatcctttctcaaatgtgacatctttcaagcctctaactaagtcatgcttaatcaacttgttcaattgtttcattccaacatgaccaagccttctatgccataaccaacccatgctagacttagtgatcaaacatgttgacaattgagcttctctagcattgaaatcaactaagtatagattctcatatctaaatcctttgaatatcaagttagagccatctacacttatgatctctacatcatccacaccaaatatgcacttgaaaccaagatcacacaattgagctaccgacaataggttgaagttcaagctctctactagtagcacattggaaatgctcaaatcattggatattgcaatcttaccaagccctttgaccttgcctttgccattgtcaccaaatgtgatactatcaatcccattgctcttgctttcattgattgaattgaacattcttgaatcaccggtcatgtgttgtgtgcacccactatcaagcacccaatgccttcctctggctttataatttacctacaaaagaagatcaattctttttaggtacccaaacttgcttgggtccttgtaggttagtcaccaaggtctttggtacccaaatggccttcttctttgggcccacaattggtgctaccaatgaacttagccttcacaccattggcacccttataaagcatgtaacaagaatcaaatttgattgaggatacattaggtagcttgttcttgttagtcttgcaattttgctctatatgcccaacttgcttgcatctattgcaaaaccgaccattgcccttcac
Proteins encoded in this region:
- the LOC136503715 gene encoding formin-like protein 12; this encodes MALFRRLFYRKPPDRLLEIADRVYVFDCCFSTETMDQYRYKNYLDSIILQLREQFADSSLMVLNFRDEGKSLISGIFSKYNITTKDYPCKYLGCPLLPLDIILHFLRLSERWLMLEGQQNILLMHCEKDGWPVLAFMLAGLLLYRKQYNGSKEL